The genomic stretch tttatctttttattttaaggCAACCTAAACCTTCATagtaggaaaaaagaaaaaaagaaaggaaaaaggtggtTAGAAGGGAGAATACaagccccatatatatatatatatatatatatatatatatatatatatatatatatatatatatatatatatatatatatataaagataatGCTTAAACTTCGTTGGGCCATAacctatatatatgtatgtataatctATATGAGAAATattttggcctgatttttctctcctctttttcttactCATGTCTCTCTCTTACTATGTAATGTTTCTACAAGTATGTTCCAATTTTGTTAGTTATATATGTAATAGCTTATTGAGGACATGCAGAAAGCAAATGAAGAGATGGAAAAACTGAAAGGGGAGGCACAAGCCAACAAGGATCACATGCTATAGGTGGTTTCGATTTTTTACTTGAATTTATTATCTGATACTCTTaaggatttaaatattttatgatatttttttgacaataaaaagaaataacacaAGTGAATGAAGTTGCATTGAAGCAAATTGAATCTGCTCATGAAAAATTCAAGGCTGAGGTACATCCCTGTATCCTGAACCTCATTTGTTTGAAAGTTGCAATCCCTGTTTTCAgtattttttttgtctttctttcttttgagatgtgtacaaagtcatgcttgtttgattgtgtctataAATGTTGTTTTATATAGACGGACCAGCTAAAGAAGTcactggaggatgaaattcattttctcaagggaagggtttcagaacttgaaagtgatcttgtgtcaaagtacacagaagttacatctgcagtttcagggaaagaagaagctctatcttctgcatttgctgaaattgaccgtccgaaggaagaaaattctgtaaaaacgtgagcattattgcattatat from Magnolia sinica isolate HGM2019 chromosome 17, MsV1, whole genome shotgun sequence encodes the following:
- the LOC131230968 gene encoding nuclear-pore anchor-like; its protein translation is MTATARTDQLKKSLEDEIHFLKGRVSELESDLVSKYTEVTSAVSGKEEALSSAFAEIDRPKEENSVKTSQIVELEIQISSLKEDPEKEHLRWRTS